The Sinobacterium caligoides DNA window CTCTTCACCACTCACTTCGAGCTGGCTCCCCAGTGCAAAGTAGTCACAACAACTATGATACTTACGTGTACCGAGCAGGAAGCCGATGCGCACAGGCTCGCCACGCTGCAGAGCACGAGCCCCTGACCACGCCGCGACAGACTGTGCCATTAACTCGATGCCAACCCAGGCGGGAAGGCCCTGCTCATCACTGAAACTTAGCGACTCTCGTACACTTACCGCACAGCTTACTCGTGTCTCAGAGACGGCGTCTAAGCTATCCAATAGAATCATTGGCGCACGGTGCGGCAAGACCTGCTCTAGACTAAAAGGCTGTATTACATCACTCACGCCTCATTTCTCCCCAGTAATATACTGATATTATTGCCGCCGAAGGCAAAAGAATTCGATAAGTAAAAACGCCCTGCCGTCGACTCTGCCGTCGCTAACCGCACCGGTGCCAACGCGGCATCAACAACACTCTCCTCTGGCCAGTGATGTGTAGGGGCGTAGGGCTGTTCATCCATCATCGCCAAATAACATAACACCAGCTCTTGAGCCGCCGCCGCACCCAGCGTATGACCAATAAGCTGTTTGGTAGACCCCACTGGGACTCGGTCCTCCACCAACCGATAGACAGCGGCAGCCTCCATCGCATCATTCAGTGGCGTAGCCGTACCATGGAGGTTGATATAGTCAAGCTGTGAGGCAGTGATGCGCGCCTGCTCCAACGCCTTCCTCATCGCAACTTCCGCACCACTACCTTGCGGACATGGCGCGGAGATATGATGCGCGTCAGAGCTATCACCGACGGCCAATACCGCACAGGGACTAGGCTCACGGCTCAACAACAACAGAGCTGCACCCTCGCCAATAGAGATACCGTCACGATCGGCACTCAGTGGACGACAGCGACGACGCGATAATGAGTCTAGGCTATCAAAACCATTGAGAGTTAACCGACACAGGCTATCAACGCCTCCGACAATAACAACGTCGACCAAGCCCGAGGCTAATAAACGTTGTGCGCTCAACACAGCTCGGCCACTCGAAGAACAGGCAGTTGAAATCGTATAAGCCGGCCCCGCCAGCCCGAGATAGCGCTGAATAAATATCGACAGGCTACCAATCTCGCACTGGCGGTAGTGAAAATCATCCTCCACATCGCGATAGAGTTGTTCCGCACGATCGATGCCTGAAGTGCTTGTGCCAACCACCACCCCGACTCGGTCCGCTCCGTAGCGAGCGATTGCATGATCTATCGGCTGCCTCATCTGCTCTAGCGCTGCCAAAGCCAAACGATTATTTCGGCAGTCAAAATTAGCGAATTCAGTTGGTAAAGTAGGGAGTTCAGCCGTCACTCGACCAACAAAACAGCGTTCATTTTGTAATAATAATGTCGCATCTTGCGTCAACGATGTGGGATCACCACTGCGCAAACGACTCGCCACCGATGCAGCATCATTACCCAACGCATTGAGCACTCCCACTGCGTGAATATAGGCTGCCGGCATTGCCTCAGTCGCATCTATAATCTCACCTTCGCTCTGAGTTTTCTCATTAGCCATAGCATCCCCTCTCAATGAATTCATTTCTTTGCGTTATCAAGTGGGGTGATTTGCAACTGATAACCATAGCGAAGATTGTGCAATGTTAACGTGCGGTACCAGGGATCGGTAGCTTTGCCTTGGTAGTCGATCTGATAAATGAGCTCGCCTTCACGGGTCAAGAGCTTACGCTGATCCTTGGTATCAACCAAGTACTGCTTACGCGGAAGCAACAATGGCTGCCAGCTCGTCGCCGGCCAGTAAGCCATCATGATATCGTTCAGGACTCGCTCCGGTGTAACAGGAACACCCGGCAGCGGCAGACTACTGGTTACAATCTTTTCGCCATCGTAACTGGCGGACAGTAGACGCACCCCGCTCGGGTGCATAATGACTACCACTAGTTTTTCCGGACTCAACTCCAGCTGTGCCAACAAAGGCTGCTCGCGCCCATCGTAACTTGCAGTAATTAGTTGACTAAAGCTCGCCGTCAGTGCCGCGGCAGAGGGCTCAGGTAACGGCAAATTCGCAGGCAAACGCGACTCTGTTGCACAAGAGGCAAGTAACAAAAGCAGCAAGCCTGTGGCAAAAAACCTACAACTCATCAAGCGTCCTGCCCCTGCTGAGATTGCGAGCGATTAACGACCGCAGGGCTAATCTGCTTGGCCGCCATTGGCGAAAATAGCCAGGCAACAACAATACCCAGCGCTACCGTTAAGCCGAAGTGACTGATCGCAGCCGTACTGCTTAAGGCTAACAATCCAAAAGACAATAATGTCGTTATCGCCGCCAACGTTGTTGCCACCAACGTCGACAGCTCCAGCTTCTTCGTCTCAGCAAAAAATAGTGTGTAGTCAATGCCGATCCCCAGCACCAGTATCAGCGCGAGAATTGTAAAGGCATTCACTTCAACACCCAATATGACTAAACACGCCAAAGCAATCGTCGAAGAAGCCACTGGCGCTAGCATCAGTTGCGGCAAACGTGAAAGCCCATAGCGCCCCGCTAACACCACCATCACAATGGCATAAGCCACACAGAGCAGCCCTGTCACTAAGGTGCGTACACGATGCAACATATCTGACAGCGAGCCCGCTCGATCAATCAGCGTCACCCCGTCAATATCACTATCGACATACTCTAACCAAGTTTTATTGTCGACACCGTATAACTGAATGACGCTGTATACCGTCTCACCACGTGCCAATTCCTCGTCCGACAACCACAACTGACGCCAGCTCTCCGAATTAGGGTGCGCCAACCAACTCTGCAGCAAGACCGGTGCATTACTCCGCGACACTCTCAAACTTTCAAGGCCTAACTGATCCATTACAGAAGTAGATTCTGCGGCATAGAGCTGCTGTTGTAATTGATAATTCTCTTGCTGACTCATTTGCGAGGGCACCGGTAGCGCACGAAAGCCCTGCAATTTTCCCTGCTGCTTTAGTTTCAGCAGCGCTGCAACGGCAAGTTCGTTGCGCTGCAACATCTCTTCCGTGCTCTCTCCTGCAACCAAAAAGAACATAGTAGAGATACGGCTACCTGTAGCAGCAGCAATCACTTTCTCCTGCTGGCGTAACTCTAACGACGGACTCTGCAACGCACGTACGTCATCATTAACATGCCAGCCCGGAAACACGGTAATAACAACCACCGCTAAGGCAGGCATCAACCATAGCCAGTGTCGAAGCTGAGCGACAAAACCACACCAACGCAACCATCCTAGTAACAAGCGCTTAAATGGCACTCCGCTGCTGCTCGGCTGAGTCACCCAATAAGGAAAACAACAAACGACCGTCACCCAGGCGCTAACCAGACCCACTACGGCAAATATCGCCATCTGCTTGATCCCTGGTAGGGGCGTAAGCACTAATGAGAAATAAGCCAAAGCACTCGTCAGTAATGCCAAGCTAATTGCGGGATAGATGCCGCGCATCGCACGCTGGGGCTGCCAATGCTCATCCCCACACTGGCGATCGGCGAAGTAATGGAACGCGTAGTCAATCGACACACCAATAATTCCCGTGCCGAATACCAGAGCAAAGATATGAATCTGGCCAAACACTAATACCGTCACCGTTAATGCCATAACAAAACCGACAGCGATGGCAACTAAGCCACAGGCTATCGGCATCAACGACCTAAACGCCACTAGCATTAACAAGATAATACCCAGTAAAGAGCCTACCCCGATACGACTAATATCGTGCTGCCCCGCCGCCATCCCCGTAGCGGTGTAAAAGAACAGACCACTCATGCTTAATTGATTAGCAGGATAGCGTCCAGCCACCTCGGCAACGGCGGCATCAATATCATCCAGCGCCTGCGTTGAGTTTAATAGCGAGGGTGCCGCCGCCATGTGCGCGCGCATCAACACCCAATATTTATTGTCATAGTGCGCAGTCAAATAACCATCATTCCAACGAATCCTTCCTCCCCCCTGATAGGAAGATTGAATGAAATCTCTGAACAACAGAAAGGGGTCTCCTTCTAACTCTCTGCCACCCACCCCCGTAAAACCAGAGTAAGTCTTGGCAACCGCCGACTGCGCCATTTCTTTAAAGCGCCCGTCACGCAGTGACTCTCGCTGCTCCGGTGTCAGCAATAAGCCTCGATAGGGGTACCAAAACTCATAGTTACTCACCTGCTGATCGATCGACCAAGTCAATTGTATCTGCTCAAACCAGGGGGTTTTCATCAACGATTGTCGATAAGCAGCTGCTGCTGCCTCGGCCTGCTCCAAGCTATCACCGGAGACAATCATCACAGCCTCTGGCGTCACGTTGTCGTTGTAGTGGTCTATTGCCTTGTTAATGACCGCGCTATCCTGATCTTGAGGCAGTAACGCAAATAAGTTGCCCTCGATAGGCAGGCCTCTTACACAGAGTACGATCAAGACCAGCAGCGTCGTAGCCACCACTGCCAACCACAGCCTCATCTTACTCATCACACCAACCCAATACCGCCGGCGGCCACTGCTCTGCGATCAATTTATTACTGTGAACGAGCTGACTAAACTCAATAATACTCTTATCGCCTCGCACCTCGTGCAACGCCAAACGACGCATCGACTGATCATCACCCTCGACAACAATATCGGTAAATATAGCGTTCAGCGGTGCCTGTTTAGGGATTAGACGCAACCGCCAATCAGCTTTTTCTAAGGTTTCAAAACGGGGACTAAAACTCTTTTCCAAAGTCGCCATATCCCCCACCATGATGGCGGAGAATAACTCAAGAATATTAAACATCATGGGGTTTTGTGCCGCCGCCTGTGTTTTTATCTCGCCTTCACCCAACTGCTCTTTCATGTTGTCGTCACGTATACAGAGCTTATTCTCAAAAGGTATCTGTTGATGCCAATAAAAACGCCCATCCTGAGCAACGTAGAATTCGCCCTCGGTAATAAGTGGTTTCGACAGCATCGCGATCCAGCGCGTCTGTTGAAAGTGTCCTGCCAATGGCAGCTGACTCGCCAGCCGCGCAGAGACCTGCGCCAAACCAGGCTGAGCAGCCTCGTTATCGTTAGCTTGCACCGA harbors:
- a CDS encoding hotdog family protein, whose protein sequence is MSDVIQPFSLEQVLPHRAPMILLDSLDAVSETRVSCAVSVRESLSFSDEQGLPAWVGIELMAQSVAAWSGARALQRGEPVRIGFLLGTRKYHSCCDYFALGSQLEVSGEEVLNSDDMSVFDCRISCAGAVLAEAKLTAYLPPDEKLQQMLDGDDR
- a CDS encoding beta-ketoacyl-ACP synthase, which encodes MANEKTQSEGEIIDATEAMPAAYIHAVGVLNALGNDAASVASRLRSGDPTSLTQDATLLLQNERCFVGRVTAELPTLPTEFANFDCRNNRLALAALEQMRQPIDHAIARYGADRVGVVVGTSTSGIDRAEQLYRDVEDDFHYRQCEIGSLSIFIQRYLGLAGPAYTISTACSSSGRAVLSAQRLLASGLVDVVIVGGVDSLCRLTLNGFDSLDSLSRRRCRPLSADRDGISIGEGAALLLLSREPSPCAVLAVGDSSDAHHISAPCPQGSGAEVAMRKALEQARITASQLDYINLHGTATPLNDAMEAAAVYRLVEDRVPVGSTKQLIGHTLGAAAAQELVLCYLAMMDEQPYAPTHHWPEESVVDAALAPVRLATAESTAGRFYLSNSFAFGGNNISILLGRNEA
- a CDS encoding DUF3261 domain-containing protein: MSCRFFATGLLLLLLASCATESRLPANLPLPEPSAAALTASFSQLITASYDGREQPLLAQLELSPEKLVVVIMHPSGVRLLSASYDGEKIVTSSLPLPGVPVTPERVLNDIMMAYWPATSWQPLLLPRKQYLVDTKDQRKLLTREGELIYQIDYQGKATDPWYRTLTLHNLRYGYQLQITPLDNAKK
- a CDS encoding MMPL family transporter, giving the protein MSKMRLWLAVVATTLLVLIVLCVRGLPIEGNLFALLPQDQDSAVINKAIDHYNDNVTPEAVMIVSGDSLEQAEAAAAAYRQSLMKTPWFEQIQLTWSIDQQVSNYEFWYPYRGLLLTPEQRESLRDGRFKEMAQSAVAKTYSGFTGVGGRELEGDPFLLFRDFIQSSYQGGGRIRWNDGYLTAHYDNKYWVLMRAHMAAAPSLLNSTQALDDIDAAVAEVAGRYPANQLSMSGLFFYTATGMAAGQHDISRIGVGSLLGIILLMLVAFRSLMPIACGLVAIAVGFVMALTVTVLVFGQIHIFALVFGTGIIGVSIDYAFHYFADRQCGDEHWQPQRAMRGIYPAISLALLTSALAYFSLVLTPLPGIKQMAIFAVVGLVSAWVTVVCCFPYWVTQPSSSGVPFKRLLLGWLRWCGFVAQLRHWLWLMPALAVVVITVFPGWHVNDDVRALQSPSLELRQQEKVIAAATGSRISTMFFLVAGESTEEMLQRNELAVAALLKLKQQGKLQGFRALPVPSQMSQQENYQLQQQLYAAESTSVMDQLGLESLRVSRSNAPVLLQSWLAHPNSESWRQLWLSDEELARGETVYSVIQLYGVDNKTWLEYVDSDIDGVTLIDRAGSLSDMLHRVRTLVTGLLCVAYAIVMVVLAGRYGLSRLPQLMLAPVASSTIALACLVILGVEVNAFTILALILVLGIGIDYTLFFAETKKLELSTLVATTLAAITTLLSFGLLALSSTAAISHFGLTVALGIVVAWLFSPMAAKQISPAVVNRSQSQQGQDA
- a CDS encoding outer membrane lipoprotein carrier protein LolA, which encodes MLRLLVLWLALAVLSASVQANDNEAAQPGLAQVSARLASQLPLAGHFQQTRWIAMLSKPLITEGEFYVAQDGRFYWHQQIPFENKLCIRDDNMKEQLGEGEIKTQAAAQNPMMFNILELFSAIMVGDMATLEKSFSPRFETLEKADWRLRLIPKQAPLNAIFTDIVVEGDDQSMRRLALHEVRGDKSIIEFSQLVHSNKLIAEQWPPAVLGWCDE